The DNA sequence CCCTTGAGGGGGAGGGATGGGGAGGGGGGTATCCGATGGCCCTCGCGCGGGACTAAGCCATGGCCGACGCTCTGCTCGCCCTCGTCACCATTCTTGGCGCGTTCGTCTATCTCTATGCCGACTCGCGTCTGCCGAGCCTTGCCATCGGCGATCCTCTGGGCCCGAAGGCGTTTCCGGCCCTGATCGGCATCGGCCTGGTCTTGTCCGGGCTGCTCTTGGCCTTCGAGACCTGGCGGAAGCGCCGCCGCGTCGCCAAGAAGGCGCCGGTCACGCCTGAGGATCGGCGCCACCGCCTGATCCTCC is a window from the Pseudomonadota bacterium genome containing:
- a CDS encoding tripartite tricarboxylate transporter TctB family protein is translated as MADALLALVTILGAFVYLYADSRLPSLAIGDPLGPKAFPALIGIGLVLSGLLLAFETWRKRRRVAKKAPVTPEDRRHRLILLGMAAWTVLYYAAFEPVGYVLATALYLLGLLAFFNRGRHLVNLAVALCFTAFAYAVFVRFLGVLMPDGLLAL